In Gemmatimonadota bacterium, a single window of DNA contains:
- a CDS encoding HDOD domain-containing protein, with product MILSEADFPAISKDALDALKHMPEDDASIQRLANIVLREYALTLKVLRTANSAYYKRSDKTIQSATHAMLLLGARTVRHLAASLLVFEHYRKRSPGLKELMLLSLLTANHAREIAMRRNLPDPEEAHLCGMFRNLGEVLIAGYFPKEYARILQHLETKARGEGIAAFEVLGFRFEDLGESMARHWGMPESVIIGIRADGPLAVSEVGVITAFAHDLTAAVYRREFDPKRDGVAEVLTRYARRLNLTREEVAGVLEASLSETKEVFASAKVTLDDLKLRRLQKAAMAQLGSWGPPADELPAEGTSAGATPEQVAEVEAAIAQARLREELASEVIRIAQPTSGEDLNRVILMVLEGIFRGGPFDRVVFCMITPDRSGVKARYGLGTGVEQLLEKFTFELSPREGPVAVAMLRRQSVCVPVERDFTAQELRFAQSLGASCFGVFPVVVGTRLVGCVYCDRPWNSRLPDRTTLAYVRKLCEGAVKGIEARQAAPTPGRQTATGVQAVLRATPAYSVTFKSDTVLRLLRGEAVATVSSELGIASTVLEKWKGEFLAGAVAGMKSG from the coding sequence ATGATCCTGTCCGAGGCCGATTTTCCCGCGATCTCGAAGGACGCCCTCGACGCATTGAAGCACATGCCCGAGGACGATGCGTCGATCCAGCGATTGGCGAACATCGTGCTCCGCGAGTATGCGCTCACGCTCAAGGTGTTGCGCACCGCGAACAGCGCCTACTACAAGCGCTCCGACAAGACCATCCAGAGCGCGACGCACGCGATGCTCCTCCTGGGGGCGCGGACGGTGCGGCACCTGGCGGCCTCGCTCCTCGTCTTCGAGCACTATCGCAAGCGCTCGCCCGGGCTCAAGGAGCTGATGCTCCTCTCGCTGCTGACGGCGAACCATGCGCGCGAGATCGCGATGCGGCGCAACCTCCCCGACCCCGAGGAGGCGCACCTGTGCGGGATGTTCCGCAACCTCGGCGAGGTGCTCATCGCCGGCTACTTCCCCAAGGAGTACGCCCGCATCCTGCAGCACCTGGAGACCAAGGCGCGCGGTGAGGGGATCGCGGCGTTCGAGGTGCTGGGCTTCCGCTTCGAGGACCTGGGCGAGTCGATGGCCCGGCACTGGGGGATGCCCGAATCGGTGATCATCGGCATTCGCGCCGATGGGCCGCTCGCGGTCTCCGAGGTGGGGGTCATCACGGCGTTCGCGCACGACCTCACGGCCGCGGTCTACCGTCGCGAGTTCGATCCCAAGCGCGATGGCGTGGCCGAGGTGCTCACGCGCTATGCGCGCCGCCTCAACCTGACGCGGGAAGAGGTGGCCGGCGTCCTCGAGGCCTCGCTCTCGGAGACGAAGGAGGTCTTCGCGAGCGCGAAGGTCACGCTCGACGACCTCAAGCTCCGCCGGCTGCAAAAGGCCGCGATGGCGCAGCTGGGCTCGTGGGGACCGCCGGCGGACGAGCTCCCGGCCGAAGGCACGTCGGCAGGCGCAACGCCGGAGCAGGTGGCCGAAGTGGAGGCGGCGATCGCGCAGGCGCGCCTGCGTGAGGAGCTGGCGTCGGAGGTCATCCGCATCGCCCAGCCGACGTCGGGCGAGGACCTCAACCGCGTGATCCTGATGGTGCTGGAGGGGATCTTCCGCGGGGGGCCGTTCGATCGCGTCGTCTTCTGCATGATCACCCCCGACCGCAGCGGCGTGAAGGCACGCTACGGGCTCGGCACCGGCGTGGAGCAGCTCCTGGAGAAGTTCACCTTCGAGCTGAGCCCGCGCGAAGGGCCGGTGGCGGTGGCGATGCTCCGCCGCCAGAGTGTCTGCGTCCCGGTGGAGCGCGACTTCACCGCGCAGGAGCTGCGCTTCGCCCAATCGTTAGGGGCGTCGTGCTTCGGCGTCTTCCCGGTGGTGGTCGGGACGCGCCTGGTGGGCTGCGTCTACTGCGATCGTCCCTGGAACTCCCGCCTCCCCGACCGCACCACGCTGGCCTACGTGCGCAAGCTGTGCGAAGGGGCGGTGAAGGGGATCGAGGCGCGGCAGGCGGCGCCGACCCCCGGGCGGCAGACGGCAACCGGGGTGCAGGCGGTGCTGCGCGCGACGCCGGCGTACTCGGTGACCTTCAAGAGCGACACCGTCCTCCGACTCCTGCGCGGCGAGGCGGTGGCCACCGTCTCGTCGGAGCTGGGGATCGCCTCGACCGTGCTGGAGAAGTGGAAGGGAGAGTTCCTGGCCGGCGCCGTCGCCGGGATGAAGTCCGGCTAG